One Arcobacter sp. FWKO B genomic window, TTGGGCAAGCTCTTTTTCTATACCATCAATGGCAACAGCAAGTTTTTCATTTGATACAACAAAAGGATTTACGCTATAAAGGGTAAAACTTTTTAACTCTTCTTTTTTATTATTTGTTAAATAATCAATTCTTGAAATATATTCTATTTCATCGCCAAAAAATTCAATTTTAATATATTCATCTTCAAAATAAGCAGGATAAATATCAAGACAATCTCCATTTACCCTAAAATCACTTCTATCAAAAAATTTATCATTTCTTTTATATCCCATTTCTACAAGCTTTAAAAGTAATTGTTTTTGACTGTAGTCTTGTCCAATTTCAAGTTTTTGTACCATTGCTGAGTACTCTTCAGGGGAACCTAAACCATAGTTTGCTGAAACAGATGCTATTACTATTACATCATCAAAGCTAAGAAGTGATGCAGTTGTGCTTAGTCTTAATCTTTCTAATTCTTCATTTATAGAAGAATCTTTTTCTATAAATAAGTCTTGTCTTGGGATATACGCCTCTGGCTGATAATAGTCATAATATGATATAAAGTATTCCACATGGTTATTAGGAAAAAAGCTTCTAAATTCACTATAAAGCTGTGCTGCTAGAGTTTTGTTATGAGTCATAATAAGTGTTGGCATTTGAACTTTTTCTATAACTTTTGCCATAGTATAAGTCTTACCACTTCCAGTAACACCAATAAGTGTTTGATACTGGTTACCTTGCATAATAGAACCACTTAGAGTTTCTATAGCTGTGGGTTGGTCTCCACGAGGTTCATAATCACTTACAACTTTAAATTTATTCATGATGCAATTGTATCAAATTGTTTGTTAAATGTACTATATTCTAATGACAAGTTGTTTTTAGTAATATTGTTTTTCTTAACAGTAGTTAAGATATCATCAAATCTTAATTTCCCTTTTTGTTTGTTTAACTCATCTAAATATGCCAAAACCAAAAGAATTGCTGTGATTGATGTCATAATTATTATAATAAATAAAATCATTTCCATTATACTACTCCTATTTTGCTAATTACTTTTCCAAGAATATTTATATTTTCAAGTTCATAAGGCTTAAATATTTCACTATTGTAGTTTTTGTTATCACTAATTAGTTCTATATTCCCATCAAGTTTTCTTGATATTCTTTTTACAAAGAGCCCTGCTAGTGTTGATACTACAAATATTCCACCTTTTGAGATGTCTTTTTTTGTTTTGTCAAAGAGTATTATTTCTTTATCATTTAATGTAGGATACATAGAATCTCCTATTACATTAATTGCTACTATATCATCTGATATTATTTTGTTTGATTTGTATAAACTTTGCAATATAATTGAATCAAATGCTATATATTCATAATCTTCTTCAAAATTTAAAGAACCTCCACCAGCACTTGCACTTATCTCTTTAAAATATTTTATTTTTGTATATTTGTTTGTTTGTTCTTCTAATGACTTTGGCAATTGATCAAAAAGTACCCAATTAATAGATATATTTCTTTTTGCACAAAAATATGCAATTTGTTCATAAGGAATAGAGTTCCTTTTTTTTAGATGGGACAAACTTTCATTGGATATATGCAAAGCTGTAGCAACATCTTTATCAAATACCCTTTTGTTCCCAATTTCTGAACTAATAATATCTTTTAATTTGTCAATTATTTCACTAAATTCCAAATATATCCTTTTAATAATTGATAAAATATCAATTAATTAATGACATTCTATCAAATATATTATACTTATGTCAAGATTTATTGAAAATAAAAGGACAAAAATGAAAATACATCTAGATTTAGATTGTTTTTTTGTATCTGCTGAAAGGGCTAGATATCCATTTTTAAATGGTAAATGTGTAGTTGTTGCAAAAGGAAGTGATAAAAAAATATTTTCTAATACAAAAAAAGATGGTAGGTTATTGCAAGAAGCTGGAGCTTTTAACTCTATTTTACAGTTTGATAGCAATTACGATAAAAGCTCTGTATTAACAAATTGGAAAAAAGAGTTTATAGATGAAGATGGAGCTATTCATGCTATAGTAATAGCAAAAAGTTATGAATGTAAACCTTATGGGATAAAAACAGGTACGCATTTGGGTGATGCTTTTTGTATGTGTAAAGAGCTAATAGTGTTACCTAGTGATCACATGTATTATCAAAGTATATCTCATAAACTTAAAGAGTTCCTTGATACAAAAATACCACTTATTGAACAATATTCAATTGATGAGTTTTTTGGTGATTTAACTGGCTGGATTAACGATGAAGATGTATATGATTTTATAAATGATTTACAAGCTCAGATAATGGATATATTTTCATTACCTATTAGTATTGCAGCAAGTGAGTCAAAATGGATTGCGAAACTTGCAACAGACAAAATAAAACCATATGGAGTTAAAGTGGTTACTAAAGAAAAAGTCGATGAATTTACACAAGATATAGGTATAAATGAATTTCCTGGTATTGGAAAGTCTATTTCAAAAAGACTTGCATCATATTATATAAATACCATTTCGCAGGCAAAACAATATCCAAGTATTTTTGATTCTTATGGTAAGATGGGGAAGGTATTATATAAAAGGATATGTGGTATAGATAATGAAGCTGTAATACCATCTGTAAATAGAAAAGGGATAGGAATAAGTAGAAACTTTAGTGCAATAATATCTCGTGAGGAACTTTTAAGAAGAGTAGCTATCTTAGCAAGATATTTGTCTCATACTATCTTAAAGCTAAATCTTAATCCAACAACTTTTTACTTTAAGATAAAATATGAGTACAACTTAAAAGCATCAAAGTCTATTACTATTGATAGAGTATTTAATGAAAAATTTTTGATTGACTTGGCAAAAGAGATGTTTTTAACCCTTGATACACACCATAACTATAAAATTCATAAGATATCAATGAATGCATCAAATTTTACATCTACTTCAAATCAAAAGACGCTCTCTTTACTAACACTGCAAAAAGATATTTCTCAAGCAAGATTGTCACAAAGTCTAGTAAAAATAAGAGATAAGTATGGAATAGATATCATAAAATATGGTATAGAAAATATACCTTAAGTATTCTATTCGTGCAATCCATCTTTTGTTTTTGATAAAGGTTCAGGTTTTCCATAATAAAAACCTTGTTTATAGTCTACTCCAATTTCGTCTAAAATTTTTGCAATTTCCGCATCTGAAACAAACTCAGCTATTGTTTTAAGACCAGTTTTTTTTGCAAAGTCTACTATTGTTTCTACAACTATTTTTGCATCTGGATCTTTAACCACATCTTTAATAAGTGAGCCATCAATCTTAAGAAAATCAGCCTTCATTTTTAAAACTTGTTCAAAGTTTGAGTATCCACTACCAAAATCATCTATTGCAAACTTACAACCATAAGCTTTAAATTTCGTAATAAATGAATAAACTTTGTCATAATCTTCTATACTGTCTGTTTCAAGTATCTCAAAAGTAATTCTTGGACCAAGTTCTGGAAAAATGATAAATTGATTTTCTATGAAAGTTTCTGTATCAATATCAATCATATCTTCATAACCAATATTTAAACTCAATTCTTCATCTCTTTCAAGGAAGATATTGAAGCTTTTTAAAAACATAGTTTGCGTGATATATTTATATTCTCTTATTTGTTTAGAAATATCCAAAAATAGATTTGGAGTAAGAACTGTGCCATCAGGTTCTATAAGTCTTACAAGAGCTTCGTATTTGATTATTTTATTTGTTTTTGCACATACTATTGGTTGAAAATATGGCTTTATACCATTTTGTTCTAGGGCTTGAATAACTTTATGTGTATATTCAAAGTTTTTATTAGAGTTTTCAAATATTTTAAGTTCATCACTATAAACAATATATTTATCATTTTTCTTTTGTTTTAAGACTTTCATTGAGGCATCAGCAGTTTGTAAATAAGGCTCTTTCTTTGTGATACTAGCACTTGCAGTTATTCTTATTTTAAAACCTTTTATATTAAAGTTAGTTTCACTTATTTTATTTAAAAAATTTAAAATCAAAGAGTTAAAAGCAAAAGTCTTACTCCTTGTATTTACAAGTATCCCAAAGTCATCACCACCAAGTCTAAAAATAGTAGTATCTTGTGGAAAGAACTCTATTACAAAAAGTTTCAGTCTATTTGCAACTTTGTATAAAATAACATCTCCAACATCAAATCCATAAAAATCGTTCAAGTCTTTGAAGTTATCAATATTAATCAGTATAAATACAGCATCTTTTGGATTTGATTTTATCACTTCATTGAAACTAGTTCTATTCATTAGTCCAGTCAATGAGTCATACTTTGAGTTAAATTCCAAAGTTTTTGTGATAGAGTTTAGCCTTTTATTGTCTGTTTTTACTTTTGATAATAAAAATAAAATTGAAATGATAGTAAGAGTAAATATAGCTACTAGTAAAATTGAAATGCTATTAAGATTACCTAAAATATTTTTTGAACTTGCTAAAAATTCTTTATCTATTAATTCTATAGAGTGTTTACTTTCAAGTTCAAATACTTTGTTTAATGATTGTATATATACTTGTTGATTATTTAGATATACATTATAAAGTTCAATATATGAGTTTTTAAAAGAATTAAGTTGTTGGTTTTTTAGTGAAATGTTATTTAGATTTTGAATTAAGCTTTCTATTTCATATTTAATATCTGAGTTTTTAAAGTCATTTGTTTTAAGGAGTCTAATCAATATTGAAGAACTTTGAAACAAAAATTGTTTTTCACTTTCATCTTGAAAGTTTATATTTTCTCTGAGGTGAAATTGCATATTTGGAAGTTGTGATATAACATTTTGCATATTTATAGCAGCTTTTACTGCATCTTTACCTAGCTGTTCTTTTTGTTTTACTATTTCAAGGTATTCGTTAAGATAAAATTTTTTTGTTTCTGTTAAGTTTAAAGTTTCAAAAGAAGAATATACATTATTTATCCTATCCATTGTATCATCTATTTCAGAATATCCTCTATCAAGTAGAATAGTCCCTTGCAATATAGTAACATTTAGCTTTTCGTCACAATATTTTAATTTCTCTACTTTTTCTTGAAATGCTTTATTGTAATGGATATACTCATTTACTTTGAAACTATGTAAAATAGATGCTAAAATAAATAATAATATTGCTATAAAAGCTAAAAAAATTTTGTTTTTACTAAAAAAATCAATCATTAATATTTAGATGTTCCAATTTTATACTTTTTTGTGACATTCTAGCATACATTTTAGAACAAAAAGCTGAAGGTAAATTAAAATAATTTTTGTTAGCATATAATAATGAACTACATTGATGAAAGTGACCTTCAATAATATAATCACATGGTGGATAGCTATTTATCCTAGATATCATAAAATCATCAAAATTATCTAGTTTTTTGCATATATTTTTAATTGCCAATTTTTTTGCAATTTTTTTTGTAATAAAGTTGTTGAAATCAAATAAGTTTACAATTTTAAGTAACAAAGAGTTTCTAATAACCTTACAGTAAAGATTATAAATATTGTTTGTATATATATCACCATGACTTAGATAAGCTATCATATTAGTATGTAAACCAAAAGCTACAGGTTGTATATTTCTTGGAAAAACTTTTACTTTTGGAAATATAGAAGCAAGATTAAAATCGTGATTACCTTCAAAATAATATATCTCTATTTTTTGAGATAGCTCATTGATAATAGAAATTGGTTCTTGATTTACTGTTTTAAAGTAGTTAGATTCTTCACATAAAAAATCAAAGATATCACCCATCAAAAAAAGTTGTGTTGTTTGTATATCACCAGATTTGATTTTTTCTAATATGGTTACTAACTCATTTCTTTCTTTGTTATAGTGTGAATCAGCTATGAATATAGCTCCTTCTTTGATAGTAGATAGTAGATAGTTTATAGTTGATGACTGATGGTGAATATCATTAATCATTGATATATCTTTTGTAATTTTTTACTAATCACTATCAACTACCAACTATCAACTACACTAAGGTACATAAGCAAACTTAGGAATACCATAGTCTTCTTCAAAGCCGTACATTAAGTTTGCATTTACAACAGCTTGTGATGAAGCTCCTCTTAGGAGATTGTCAATAGAACTACTTACAAATAGGTCTTTGCCATTAGTAGTAGCAAATATATCACAAAAATTCGTTCCACTTGAAGATTTTATATCTACAGGATTATCAAAAATTCTTACAAATTTAGAATTTTTATAAAACTCTTCTAAT contains:
- a CDS encoding DNA polymerase IV; translated protein: MKIHLDLDCFFVSAERARYPFLNGKCVVVAKGSDKKIFSNTKKDGRLLQEAGAFNSILQFDSNYDKSSVLTNWKKEFIDEDGAIHAIVIAKSYECKPYGIKTGTHLGDAFCMCKELIVLPSDHMYYQSISHKLKEFLDTKIPLIEQYSIDEFFGDLTGWINDEDVYDFINDLQAQIMDIFSLPISIAASESKWIAKLATDKIKPYGVKVVTKEKVDEFTQDIGINEFPGIGKSISKRLASYYINTISQAKQYPSIFDSYGKMGKVLYKRICGIDNEAVIPSVNRKGIGISRNFSAIISREELLRRVAILARYLSHTILKLNLNPTTFYFKIKYEYNLKASKSITIDRVFNEKFLIDLAKEMFLTLDTHHNYKIHKISMNASNFTSTSNQKTLSLLTLQKDISQARLSQSLVKIRDKYGIDIIKYGIENIP
- a CDS encoding UDP-2,3-diacylglucosamine diphosphatase, with the protein product MINDIHHQSSTINYLLSTIKEGAIFIADSHYNKERNELVTILEKIKSGDIQTTQLFLMGDIFDFLCEESNYFKTVNQEPISIINELSQKIEIYYFEGNHDFNLASIFPKVKVFPRNIQPVAFGLHTNMIAYLSHGDIYTNNIYNLYCKVIRNSLLLKIVNLFDFNNFITKKIAKKLAIKNICKKLDNFDDFMISRINSYPPCDYIIEGHFHQCSSLLYANKNYFNLPSAFCSKMYARMSQKSIKLEHLNIND
- a CDS encoding EAL domain-containing protein gives rise to the protein MIDFFSKNKIFLAFIAILLFILASILHSFKVNEYIHYNKAFQEKVEKLKYCDEKLNVTILQGTILLDRGYSEIDDTMDRINNVYSSFETLNLTETKKFYLNEYLEIVKQKEQLGKDAVKAAINMQNVISQLPNMQFHLRENINFQDESEKQFLFQSSSILIRLLKTNDFKNSDIKYEIESLIQNLNNISLKNQQLNSFKNSYIELYNVYLNNQQVYIQSLNKVFELESKHSIELIDKEFLASSKNILGNLNSISILLVAIFTLTIISILFLLSKVKTDNKRLNSITKTLEFNSKYDSLTGLMNRTSFNEVIKSNPKDAVFILINIDNFKDLNDFYGFDVGDVILYKVANRLKLFVIEFFPQDTTIFRLGGDDFGILVNTRSKTFAFNSLILNFLNKISETNFNIKGFKIRITASASITKKEPYLQTADASMKVLKQKKNDKYIVYSDELKIFENSNKNFEYTHKVIQALEQNGIKPYFQPIVCAKTNKIIKYEALVRLIEPDGTVLTPNLFLDISKQIREYKYITQTMFLKSFNIFLERDEELSLNIGYEDMIDIDTETFIENQFIIFPELGPRITFEILETDSIEDYDKVYSFITKFKAYGCKFAIDDFGSGYSNFEQVLKMKADFLKIDGSLIKDVVKDPDAKIVVETIVDFAKKTGLKTIAEFVSDAEIAKILDEIGVDYKQGFYYGKPEPLSKTKDGLHE
- a CDS encoding LexA family transcriptional regulator, with the translated sequence MEFSEIIDKLKDIISSEIGNKRVFDKDVATALHISNESLSHLKKRNSIPYEQIAYFCAKRNISINWVLFDQLPKSLEEQTNKYTKIKYFKEISASAGGGSLNFEEDYEYIAFDSIILQSLYKSNKIISDDIVAINVIGDSMYPTLNDKEIILFDKTKKDISKGGIFVVSTLAGLFVKRISRKLDGNIELISDNKNYNSEIFKPYELENINILGKVISKIGVV